CCTGCGACAATGCATGCCCTCATACAGGAGATATGGTATTGTCTCGTGGGTTTCTCGGAGATACCAATGGTGATCCAAAAGTAGTGTGCCCACTTCATAAAAGAAATTATTCACTCACTAGTGGGGAATGTCTTAGCGGTGAAAATTACAAAGTGAACCTTTATCCTGTGATTGTGGAAAATGGATCTGTTTATTTGGAAGTGGATCCATCACTTCCGAGTACCAACGGTTAATCGTTAATTCTATGGATCTTTTAAGTAACCAAACAAACAAAGGTAAGGTGTATTTGGTAGGAGCTGGACCGGGTGATCCAGAACTCTTAACTGTCAAAGCACTGAAAACCTTGCGGAAAGCAGATGTTGTTTTCTATGATGATTTGGTTTCACCACGGATTCTTGGTGTTTGCAGAAAAAAAATCCAACTGGTTTATGTGGGGAAAAGACTCGGAGTCCATAGTTGTTTGCAAGACGAGATTAATTCCAAACTCATCCA
The sequence above is drawn from the Leptospira sp. WS4.C2 genome and encodes:
- the nirD gene encoding nitrite reductase small subunit NirD is translated as MSVDTKNKERVFIGPVSEFEKEGGVTAKVGEKQIAIFYFESRNEWYACDNACPHTGDMVLSRGFLGDTNGDPKVVCPLHKRNYSLTSGECLSGENYKVNLYPVIVENGSVYLEVDPSLPSTNG